Proteins encoded by one window of Bryobacteraceae bacterium:
- the gyrB gene encoding DNA topoisomerase (ATP-hydrolyzing) subunit B: MADAVYDSSSIKVLEGLEAVRLRPAMYIGSTREQGLHHLVYEVVDNSVDEALAGYCDRVDVTIHIDNSLTVQDNGRGIPVDIHKDEGVSAAQVVMTKLHAGGKFDSSSYKVSGGLHGVGVSCVNALSDWLRLEIWRGGATWEQEYERGLPKGVLTQTGKAGRKTGTRITFHPDPTVMEATVFNYDTLSERLRQLAFLNKGLTIVLTDERTDAAKSHEFHFKGGIAEFVSMLNRGKNILHDKPIYFEGERDLPNGGKLVMEVALQYNDGYSDLIYSFANNINTVDGGTHLSGFRSALTRTINAYGQSSGIIKDKDKESVTGDDVREGLIAVVSVKIPQPQFEGQTKGKLNSDIEGDVRKLVNDRLGEFFDKNPSVMKKIVGKAIEAARAREAARKARDLTRRKGALDSGGLPGKLADCQERDPERCELFLVEGESAGGTAKSGRDRRYQAILPLKGKILNVEKARYDKMLSHDEIRAMITAIGTGIGKDDFDITRLRYGKIIIMTDADVDGSHIRTLLLTFFFRHMQELITRGHVFVAQPPLYRIKKGKSEKYIKDDKEFNKEILRRATENVTVQYGVNGSSSTLEGTAMRNFLNTLDERDQYMSRVERLLRDPRIVELLSTTDPAASFETKADFQEKERVERLLAAIKALQVQATIEADEEHSAWKVLYNDQTNAPREIGIGLAQRPEYRHMRSLAKKTADFNKPPFRVMKEDAQRGAEQPSWRDLLGFLKSEGMKDAQIQRYKGLGEMNAEQLWETTMDAEKRSLLRVELSDLVESDEIFSTLMGDDVENRRRFIEENALEVRNLDV, translated from the coding sequence ATGGCTGACGCAGTATACGATTCCTCCAGTATCAAAGTTCTCGAAGGCCTGGAAGCCGTCCGGCTCCGGCCGGCGATGTACATCGGCTCCACGCGCGAGCAGGGATTGCACCACCTGGTGTACGAAGTCGTCGACAACTCCGTGGACGAGGCTCTGGCCGGCTATTGCGACCGCGTCGACGTCACCATTCACATCGACAATTCCCTCACTGTTCAGGACAACGGCCGCGGGATCCCCGTCGACATCCACAAAGACGAAGGAGTGTCGGCGGCGCAGGTAGTGATGACCAAACTCCACGCCGGCGGCAAGTTCGATTCATCGAGCTACAAGGTTTCGGGCGGACTCCATGGCGTCGGCGTTTCGTGCGTGAATGCCCTCTCTGACTGGCTGCGGCTCGAAATCTGGCGCGGCGGCGCAACCTGGGAGCAGGAATACGAGCGCGGTCTTCCCAAGGGCGTGCTGACTCAGACCGGAAAGGCCGGCCGCAAAACCGGCACCCGAATCACGTTCCATCCCGACCCTACCGTGATGGAGGCGACGGTCTTCAACTACGACACCCTCTCTGAGCGTCTCCGCCAGTTGGCGTTCCTCAACAAGGGCCTGACGATCGTCCTCACCGACGAGCGAACAGACGCCGCCAAGTCCCACGAGTTCCACTTCAAGGGCGGCATCGCCGAGTTTGTCAGCATGTTGAACCGGGGCAAGAACATCCTGCACGACAAGCCCATCTACTTCGAGGGCGAGCGCGATCTGCCGAACGGCGGCAAGCTCGTCATGGAAGTGGCGCTTCAGTACAACGACGGCTATTCGGATCTGATCTACAGCTTCGCGAACAATATCAACACCGTCGACGGCGGCACGCACCTCTCCGGTTTCCGCTCGGCGCTCACGCGCACGATCAACGCCTACGGCCAGTCGTCGGGCATCATCAAGGACAAGGACAAGGAATCCGTTACCGGCGACGACGTTCGCGAGGGCCTGATCGCCGTGGTCAGCGTGAAGATTCCCCAGCCGCAGTTCGAAGGGCAGACCAAGGGCAAGCTCAACAGCGACATCGAAGGCGACGTCCGCAAGCTCGTCAACGATCGTTTGGGCGAGTTCTTCGATAAGAACCCGTCGGTGATGAAAAAAATCGTGGGCAAGGCGATCGAGGCGGCCCGAGCCCGCGAAGCCGCCCGCAAGGCGCGCGACCTGACTCGCCGCAAAGGAGCGCTCGATTCCGGCGGCCTGCCCGGCAAGCTCGCCGATTGCCAGGAGCGCGACCCCGAGCGTTGTGAGTTGTTCCTCGTCGAGGGTGAGTCGGCCGGCGGCACCGCCAAGAGCGGCCGCGACCGGCGGTACCAGGCGATTCTCCCGTTGAAGGGCAAAATCCTCAACGTCGAAAAGGCCCGGTATGACAAGATGCTGAGCCACGACGAAATCAGGGCGATGATCACCGCCATCGGAACGGGCATTGGCAAGGACGATTTCGATATCACCCGGCTGCGTTACGGCAAGATCATCATCATGACCGACGCCGACGTGGACGGCTCGCACATCCGCACCCTGCTGCTTACCTTCTTCTTCCGGCACATGCAGGAGCTCATCACGCGCGGCCACGTTTTCGTCGCGCAGCCGCCGCTCTACCGGATCAAGAAAGGTAAGAGCGAGAAGTACATCAAGGACGACAAGGAATTCAACAAGGAGATCCTGCGCCGCGCCACCGAGAACGTCACCGTGCAATACGGCGTGAACGGCTCGTCCTCCACGCTCGAAGGAACCGCGATGAGGAACTTCCTGAACACGCTCGACGAGCGCGACCAGTACATGAGCCGCGTGGAGCGCCTCCTGCGCGACCCTCGGATCGTGGAACTGCTGAGCACCACCGATCCCGCGGCGTCGTTCGAAACCAAGGCGGACTTTCAGGAAAAGGAACGAGTGGAGCGGCTGCTGGCGGCGATCAAGGCGCTCCAGGTGCAGGCCACCATCGAAGCCGACGAAGAGCATTCCGCGTGGAAGGTGCTATACAACGACCAGACCAACGCGCCCCGTGAGATCGGCATCGGCCTGGCCCAGCGTCCCGAATATCGCCACATGCGCTCGCTGGCGAAGAAAACCGCCGACTTCAACAAACCGCCCTTCCGCGTGATGAAAGAAGACGCCCAGCGCGGAGCCGAACAGCCTTCGTGGCGCGACCTTCTCGGGTTCTTGAAGTCCGAGGGCATGAAGGACGCGCAGATCCAGCGCTACAAAGGGCTGGGTGAGATGAACGCCGAACAGCTCTGGGAAACGACCATGGACGCTGAGAAGCGATCGCTCCTCCGTGTCGAGCTGTCCGATCTCGTCGAGAGCGACGAGATATTCTCGACGCTCATGGGCGATGACGTCGAGAACCGCCGGCGGTTCATCGAAGAGAACGCGCTCGAGGTCCGCAACCTCGACGTGTAG
- a CDS encoding RNA polymerase sigma factor yields MNGPAAGETILAAIVRGDSEAWTSLYRSHAAAVYRFGLAMCGSASLAEEATQETFVAVMKQASNYDRSRGTVQAWLLGIARHKILRLLNAEGRQGRVNVDDRGPAVDRDAAPAFERERMAAEVRKAVMSLPANYREAVVLCELEEVDYEMAAQVLDCPIGTVRSRLHRARRMLAAKLEHLRPEGKGAR; encoded by the coding sequence ATGAACGGACCCGCGGCCGGCGAGACGATCCTGGCGGCGATCGTCCGTGGCGACAGCGAGGCCTGGACATCGTTGTACCGGAGCCACGCGGCGGCGGTCTATCGGTTTGGCCTTGCGATGTGCGGATCTGCGTCGCTTGCCGAGGAGGCGACGCAGGAGACGTTTGTGGCCGTGATGAAGCAGGCCTCGAACTACGACCGTTCGCGGGGCACGGTTCAAGCTTGGCTTTTGGGCATCGCACGGCACAAGATCCTGCGGCTCCTGAATGCAGAGGGCAGGCAGGGGCGCGTAAACGTGGACGACAGGGGACCGGCGGTTGATCGAGACGCGGCGCCGGCGTTCGAACGTGAGCGTATGGCGGCGGAGGTGCGGAAGGCGGTGATGTCGCTGCCGGCGAATTATAGGGAGGCGGTGGTGTTGTGTGAACTCGAAGAGGTGGACTACGAGATGGCGGCCCAAGTGCTCGATTGTCCCATCGGGACCGTGCGGTCCCGGCTGCATCGAGCGCGGCGGATGTTGGCGGCGAAGCTCGAGCATCTCCGGCCGGAGGGAAAGGGGGCACGATGA
- the dnaA gene encoding chromosomal replication initiator protein DnaA: protein MDDWERIKRCLGARLPSEAFESWFAATRLLGEKDGELLVSVPNAETRDWILSELQTEVMAAARELGLPYEAVGFVVSTPSTNGNHTYSLPTGERISPAGFDQPQEASFGPRSEPINPRHSFDSFVVGSCNQFAHAAALAVAEQPARRYNPLFIYGGSGLGKTHLIQAIGRALSDRYAATRVVYTTGERFMNQLIYCIRHDAMQSFHRYYRSADVLLVDDVHGVAGKERTQEEFFHTFNELYDHQKQIVLTSDSPPKDTKGLVDRLRTRFEWGLMVDMQAPDLETKLAILDKKAEAEGIHLPDDVRIFLATRVRSNVRELEGALVGLMATSEVTRSPITIDMAKQAFRNMAVSVERKITLEAIVKRVSDHFNLTPAQLKSKTNQRQIAHPRQIAMAIAKELTSASLPEIGRAFGGKHHTTVLHSVSKIERLRQSDPDLHKLIQSLIDSL from the coding sequence ATGGACGATTGGGAACGAATCAAACGGTGCCTCGGAGCAAGACTGCCATCGGAGGCCTTCGAGAGTTGGTTTGCGGCGACCCGCCTGCTCGGAGAGAAAGATGGGGAATTGCTGGTCTCAGTCCCAAACGCAGAGACGCGAGATTGGATCCTGTCTGAGCTTCAAACCGAGGTCATGGCCGCCGCCCGGGAACTCGGCCTTCCCTATGAAGCCGTCGGTTTCGTCGTTTCCACCCCCTCCACCAACGGCAATCACACCTACTCGCTGCCAACCGGAGAACGCATCAGCCCGGCCGGATTCGACCAACCGCAGGAGGCATCATTCGGGCCCCGCAGCGAGCCCATCAACCCGCGGCACAGTTTCGACAGTTTCGTCGTTGGAAGTTGCAACCAGTTCGCCCACGCCGCCGCACTCGCCGTGGCGGAACAGCCCGCCCGCCGCTACAATCCACTGTTCATTTACGGTGGCAGCGGTCTCGGGAAGACCCACCTGATTCAGGCCATCGGCCGCGCCCTCTCGGATAGATACGCCGCCACGCGCGTGGTCTACACCACCGGCGAGCGCTTCATGAATCAGCTCATCTACTGCATCCGGCACGACGCGATGCAGAGCTTTCACCGCTACTATCGGTCCGCCGACGTCCTGCTCGTCGACGACGTCCACGGCGTCGCGGGGAAAGAGCGAACACAAGAAGAGTTCTTCCACACTTTCAACGAACTCTACGATCACCAGAAGCAGATCGTCCTCACGAGCGATTCTCCTCCCAAAGACACCAAGGGCCTTGTCGACCGCCTTCGCACCCGCTTCGAATGGGGCCTCATGGTCGACATGCAAGCACCCGATCTTGAAACGAAGCTGGCCATCCTCGACAAGAAGGCCGAAGCAGAAGGAATCCACCTCCCCGACGACGTTCGCATTTTCCTGGCTACTCGCGTCCGCTCGAACGTACGCGAACTCGAGGGAGCCCTGGTCGGCCTCATGGCCACCTCCGAGGTTACCCGGTCACCGATCACGATCGACATGGCCAAGCAGGCTTTCCGCAACATGGCCGTTTCCGTCGAGCGAAAGATCACCTTGGAAGCCATCGTTAAAAGGGTTTCGGACCACTTCAACCTCACCCCGGCCCAGCTCAAATCGAAAACGAACCAGCGCCAGATTGCGCACCCCCGCCAGATCGCCATGGCAATCGCCAAAGAACTCACCAGCGCTTCTCTCCCGGAAATCGGACGCGCCTTCGGCGGCAAGCATCACACCACGGTGCTTCATTCGGTATCGAAAATAGAGCGTCTTCGTCAATCCGACCCGGACCTCCACAAGCTCATCCAGAGCCTAATCGACTCATTGTGA
- the dnaN gene encoding DNA polymerase III subunit beta translates to MEFTVAKSDLVRELALTQGVVEKRTTIPILSNLLIEASQDRVQFTATDLELAVRCSCPAAVKKTGSGTIPAKRFLDYVRLLPDAELQIKFGDNQWVSIVCGRSRTKIAGMSRESYPELPEMGDKLADIPAAQFASMIQQTIFAISAEESRFTLNGALLLLRPESLVMVSTDGHRLALVERPMALGPGASYRALLPRKAMTELLKLAAEASENAMFQFGATDNHLFFQLGDRLLISRKLTGNFPDYERVLPKQQPHSITINRDEFRSTLERVAQFSDERSHAVRIRIEPGELKVFSSLSETGESEESLTATYDGPTTEIGFNAFYVLEFLRASPEQQIQFIFKDSASAGELQPGGEDVNYTYRYVIMPMRI, encoded by the coding sequence ATGGAATTCACGGTTGCAAAGTCCGATCTGGTTCGGGAGCTTGCGCTGACGCAAGGCGTCGTCGAAAAACGGACCACGATTCCGATTCTTTCCAATCTACTGATCGAAGCGTCGCAGGATCGCGTGCAATTCACCGCCACGGATCTCGAATTGGCCGTGCGTTGCTCGTGTCCGGCCGCGGTGAAAAAGACCGGCTCGGGAACAATCCCAGCCAAGCGTTTCCTCGACTATGTTCGCCTCCTGCCGGATGCCGAACTCCAGATCAAATTCGGAGACAACCAGTGGGTCTCCATCGTGTGCGGGCGCTCGCGCACGAAAATCGCCGGCATGTCGCGCGAAAGCTATCCGGAACTCCCCGAGATGGGCGACAAGCTTGCTGACATTCCCGCCGCTCAGTTCGCGAGCATGATCCAGCAGACGATCTTCGCCATCTCGGCGGAAGAGTCGCGCTTCACGCTGAACGGCGCTCTCCTCCTGCTGCGCCCGGAGTCGCTCGTCATGGTCTCCACGGATGGGCACCGCCTGGCGTTGGTGGAACGGCCGATGGCGCTTGGTCCGGGCGCTTCCTACCGCGCGCTGCTTCCTCGCAAGGCGATGACCGAGCTCCTCAAACTCGCCGCCGAAGCTTCCGAAAACGCAATGTTTCAATTCGGCGCGACCGACAACCACCTGTTCTTCCAGTTGGGTGACCGCCTCCTCATCAGCCGCAAGCTAACCGGCAACTTCCCCGACTACGAACGCGTCCTGCCCAAGCAGCAGCCCCACTCGATCACAATCAACCGCGACGAGTTTCGCTCTACTCTCGAGCGGGTGGCGCAATTCTCCGACGAGCGCTCGCACGCCGTTCGCATTCGCATTGAACCGGGCGAGCTCAAGGTATTCTCTTCCCTGTCCGAAACCGGCGAAAGCGAAGAGAGCCTCACGGCCACCTACGACGGCCCGACCACCGAAATCGGATTCAACGCTTTCTACGTTCTCGAATTCCTTCGCGCCTCTCCCGAACAGCAAATCCAGTTCATCTTCAAGGATTCGGCCAGCGCCGGCGAACTCCAGCCGGGAGGCGAGGACGTCAACTATACCTATCGCTACGTGATCATGCCGATGCGAATCTGA